In the Desulfurispira natronophila genome, GAGCAGATGAAAAATGAATACCAGTTGGTTGATGAGCAGATTGCTTACATAGGTGATGATATTATTGACATCCCAGTACTACGGCGAGCAGGCTTGGCAGCCTGCGTTCCGGATGCTATTGAGGATGTGCGCCGTGAGGTTGATATCATTACCCAGTGCCGTGGTGGTGAAGGTGCTGCTGGAGAATTCATAGAGCGCATACTGCAGGAAGCTGGCCACTGGCCTATCATAATGGAACGTTACTGGCGATGAAATACCTCCTCTACTTGTTTAGCATTGGCTTGCTTGCCTATCTGGGCTATGTCTTTTACCAACACTCAGCTTCTGTGCCGGAACTTAAGGTCACACAGGATCGTGATGAACTGGTCAGTTGGGGAGTAAAGTTAGACCGTGTAGATCCTGAGACTGGCAAACGAACGCACACTCTGCTCGGCGACAAGTCTGTGCATCGTGAGCAATCAATCGAACTGGAATCATTGCAGTTGCTTTTGTACAGTGCTGGAGTTCAGACTGAAGAGCTTACAGCTCCCCTTGGTATGTTTTTTGACCATAATCAGGTTGTCATTTTGCCGGACAATTACGAAGCCACTTCCATCGATGGCTTTGTTCTGCGAGGGAAAAATGCTATATATGACATTCAGGCACAAAAATTGCTTTCAGAGCACCCCTTTACCCTGAC is a window encoding:
- the lptC gene encoding LPS export ABC transporter periplasmic protein LptC, whose translation is MKYLLYLFSIGLLAYLGYVFYQHSASVPELKVTQDRDELVSWGVKLDRVDPETGKRTHTLLGDKSVHREQSIELESLQLLLYSAGVQTEELTAPLGMFFDHNQVVILPDNYEATSIDGFVLRGKNAIYDIQAQKLLSEHPFTLTGDEGFFLTGNRLEVDRENMTLRADGNIRGEWGLKP